In Topomyia yanbarensis strain Yona2022 chromosome 2, ASM3024719v1, whole genome shotgun sequence, one DNA window encodes the following:
- the LOC131680487 gene encoding bromodomain-containing protein DDB_G0270170-like: MSCSVTSCNISDDRFLWQCEFCRKYYHAACVGVQRNQEEFISHFMIPLCADCQHNLKVGIDTRKVLYQQEKLFESITTQTDCNLQIAADIKKFNSIVDLFENVELQLKESVANVNINTSSQVANAVSALSQAIDSNSFNKADELVTLKNHITSLFNISMGSTKKHIEEYVNDLTADLTRELKKICSEVQNLSTLTIDMAAHCNEHYLSESRPTREVLDEVKIITNSVGSDILKEVQSLAGSINTLDSSIRDACLPPAGPSLMDELNAQSTKSGDSGHRSTAEATEGWRFLGSKKVWRSDWTEYDTRNQRRIQQQKMKDRAMARRKANKKQLHRISRSSYYNYNLNDNNNSNNNSNNNRNNNRNNNSSNNRNNNNNTQGGRPTAGNSLPRDKDLLAAARVQFSRPPFENQRGIR; the protein is encoded by the exons ATGAGCTGCAGTGTGACATCCTGTAATATCAGCGATGATCGTTTCTTGTGGCAGTGTGAATTCTGCAGAAAATATTATCATGCAGCTTGTGTAGGAGTCCAGCGAAATCAAGAAGAATTTATCTCGCACTTCATGATTCCCCTGTGTGCAGATTGCCAGCATAATCTAAAGGTAGGCATAGACACACGAAAAGTGCTGTACCAAcaggaaaaattatttgaatctaTAACTACGCAAACGGACTGCAACTTACAAATAGCAGCCgacataaaaaaattcaattcaattgTTGACTTATTCGAAAATGTTGAGCTGCAGCTTAAAGAATCAGTGGCGAATGTGAACATAAACACATCGTCGCAAGTGGCAAATGCTGTATCGGCACTATCGCAGGCCATTGACAGTAATTCTTTTAATAAGGCCGATGAGCTGGTCACGCTGAAAAACCATATCACATCACTATTCAACATATCTATGGGATCCACAAAAAAACACATTGAAGAGTATGTAAATGATCTCACTGCCGATTTGACcagagaattgaaaaaaatctgcagcgaagTTCAGAACTTGAGCACCCTTACCATAGATATGGCAGCTCATTGTAATGAACACTACCTGAGTGAATCGCGTCCTACACGTGAAGTTTTAGACGaagtgaaaattataacaaattcagTTGGCAGCGACATTCTCAAAGAAGTACAATCTCTTGCCGGCTCAATTAACACTTTGGATAGCAGTATACGCGATGCTTGTTTGCCACCAGCGGGCCCCAGCTTGATGGACGAATTAAATGCCCAATCAACAAAATCGGGTGACTCAGGTCACCGTTCCACTGCCGAAGCCACTGAAGGGTGGCGCTTTTTGGGTTCGAAGAAAGTGTGGCGCTCTGACTGGACGGAGTACGACACACGTAATCAGCGTAGAATTCAACAGCAAAAGATGAAAGATAGGGCGATGGCACGAAGAAAAGCTAATAAAAAGCAGTTGCATCGG ATATCCAGAAGCAGTTATTATAACTATAACCTCAAtgacaacaacaatagcaacaacaatagcaacaataATCGTAACAACAatcgcaacaacaatagcagcaataatcgcaacaacaacaacaatacgcAAGGCGGTCGTCCAACAGCTGGGAACTCTCTTCCCCGGGATAAGGATCTACTTGCGGCGGCAAGGGTGCAATTCTCTAGGCCTCCGTTTGAAAATCAGCGTGGTATCAG ATAG